A region from the Candidatus Limnocylindrales bacterium genome encodes:
- a CDS encoding 4Fe-4S dicluster domain-containing protein: MGAIEIIKRRLKEERIPDAPWPDEVGEKKKRPREVAMMDMNQCFPCGRCPEFCPVQCIEYLKDGTLPGRGVQPVQDRFQECIGCYICVEVCAILTDYDAVRMYDVSLVEQLLGVTIGDKPPAEYIPAQPYEEYFSEGGEKSVWHLGKGSRIRAKMSEEERRICRSERDHL; this comes from the coding sequence ATGGGCGCAATCGAGATCATCAAACGCAGGCTCAAGGAAGAACGCATACCCGACGCACCATGGCCCGATGAGGTGGGCGAGAAGAAGAAGCGGCCGCGCGAGGTCGCGATGATGGACATGAACCAGTGCTTCCCCTGCGGCCGCTGTCCCGAGTTCTGTCCCGTGCAGTGCATCGAGTATCTGAAGGACGGCACCCTGCCCGGCCGCGGCGTGCAGCCTGTGCAGGATCGCTTCCAGGAGTGCATCGGCTGCTACATCTGCGTGGAGGTATGCGCGATCCTCACCGACTATGATGCCGTGCGGATGTATGACGTGAGCCTGGTCGAGCAGCTCCTCGGCGTCACCATCGGCGACAAGCCGCCGGCGGAATACATTCCGGCGCAGCCGTACGAGGAGTACTTCAGCGAAGGCGGCGAGAAGAGCGTCTGGCATCTGGGCAAGGGATCGCGCATCCGCGCCAAGATGAGCGAGGAAGAGCGGCGCATCTGCCGCAGTGAGCGTGACCATCTCTGA
- the gnd gene encoding decarboxylating 6-phosphogluconate dehydrogenase yields the protein MNIGFIGLGRMGLNMTRRLLRSGHSVVGLDRSAAAVEEAARAGAIPAPDLQELTRALAPPRVVWAMIPAGAPVDELIGNITPLLQPGDVLVDGGNSNYKDTQRRARQLESGGIHLVDAGTSGGIWGLELGYCIMAGGKAEAIALLAPAFESLAPPRGWLHVGREGAGHFAKMIHNGIEYGMMQAYAEGFDILQASSYGYDLQKVAHLWNQGSVVRSWLLELAERAFEEDPQLEKLRGYVDDSGEGRWTVQEAVDLAVPAPVLALSLFARFRSRREDSFADRMLAALRNEFGGHAVKSR from the coding sequence ATGAACATCGGCTTCATCGGTCTCGGGCGCATGGGCCTCAACATGACGCGCCGGCTGCTGCGCAGCGGGCACAGCGTGGTCGGGCTCGACCGCAGCGCGGCAGCGGTGGAGGAAGCGGCCAGGGCAGGCGCCATCCCGGCGCCTGATCTGCAGGAGCTGACGCGCGCGCTGGCTCCGCCGCGCGTGGTGTGGGCGATGATCCCCGCAGGCGCTCCCGTCGATGAGCTCATCGGCAACATCACGCCACTGCTGCAACCGGGCGACGTGCTGGTCGACGGAGGCAACTCCAATTACAAGGACACGCAGCGGCGCGCGCGCCAGCTCGAGAGCGGCGGCATCCATCTCGTCGACGCCGGCACCTCCGGCGGCATCTGGGGCCTCGAGCTCGGCTACTGCATCATGGCCGGCGGCAAGGCAGAGGCCATCGCGCTGCTCGCACCGGCTTTCGAATCGCTGGCCCCGCCGCGGGGTTGGCTGCACGTGGGGCGCGAAGGCGCGGGCCACTTCGCCAAGATGATCCACAACGGCATCGAGTACGGGATGATGCAGGCCTACGCCGAGGGCTTCGACATCCTGCAGGCAAGCTCCTACGGCTACGATCTGCAGAAGGTCGCGCACCTGTGGAACCAGGGCAGCGTGGTGCGCTCGTGGCTTCTGGAGCTGGCCGAGCGCGCGTTCGAGGAGGATCCGCAGCTGGAGAAGCTTCGCGGCTACGTGGACGACTCGGGCGAAGGCCGCTGGACGGTGCAGGAGGCGGTCGATCTGGCGGTGCCCGCTCCGGTGCTGGCGCTGTCGCTGTTCGCTCGCTTCCGCTCGCGCCGGGAGGACTCGTTCGCCGACCGCATGCTGGCCGCGCTGCGCAACGAGTTCGGCGGCCACGCGGTCAAGAGCAGGTAA
- the zwf gene encoding glucose-6-phosphate dehydrogenase, which yields MATRITAVTTPAINEKLEAPPCAMVVFGASGDLSSRKLIPAMHQLFCGGFLSDRFAIVGVARRALSSEDFRREMHAAVAERSTDANVDPGVWDRFDDALEYVPGEFSDPQTYRRLAEKLAQLDRERGVAGNRLFYLATPPTEFERIVQCLSEAGLLQPPHQEPWTRVIIEKPFGRDLESARRLNEILSKMLDESQIFRIDHYLGKETVQNIMVLRFANAIFEPIWNRRYVQYVEICAAEAIGVGTRGRFYEETGVLRDIVQNHMLEVLALTAMEPPITASADDIRTEKLKVLNALRDLPDDQIERDVVLGQYRGYRDEPNVSPSSTTPTYAALRVFVDNWRWQGVPFYLRSGKMMPRRVTQVSLHFQPVPLRLFGSREEWCSVESNVLTLRIQPDEGISLRFESKIPGHRMAIGTVAMDMDYVETFGGKPAEAYERLLLDAMRGDATLFSRRDAVEASWTWITPILEHFERRPPRDFPNYDPKTSGPERARELIERDRLQWAEL from the coding sequence ATGGCCACCCGCATCACGGCCGTCACCACGCCGGCGATCAACGAGAAGCTCGAGGCGCCGCCATGCGCGATGGTCGTCTTTGGCGCAAGCGGCGACCTCTCCAGCCGCAAGCTGATTCCGGCGATGCATCAACTCTTCTGCGGCGGCTTCCTCAGCGACCGCTTCGCCATCGTCGGCGTGGCCCGGCGGGCGCTGAGCTCGGAGGATTTCCGTCGCGAGATGCACGCAGCGGTCGCCGAGCGCAGCACGGATGCGAACGTCGATCCGGGCGTGTGGGACCGGTTCGACGATGCGCTCGAGTACGTGCCCGGGGAGTTTTCGGATCCGCAGACCTACCGGCGCCTGGCCGAGAAACTGGCGCAGCTCGACCGCGAGCGCGGCGTCGCCGGCAACCGTCTCTTCTATCTGGCCACGCCGCCGACCGAGTTCGAGCGCATCGTGCAGTGCCTGTCGGAGGCGGGGCTTCTGCAGCCGCCGCATCAGGAGCCGTGGACGCGGGTCATCATCGAGAAGCCCTTCGGGCGCGATCTCGAGTCGGCGCGCCGTCTCAACGAGATTCTCTCGAAGATGCTGGACGAATCGCAGATCTTCCGCATCGATCACTATCTGGGGAAGGAGACGGTGCAGAACATCATGGTTCTGCGCTTCGCCAACGCGATCTTCGAGCCGATCTGGAACCGGCGCTACGTGCAGTACGTGGAGATCTGCGCTGCCGAGGCCATCGGTGTCGGCACGCGCGGCCGCTTCTACGAAGAGACCGGCGTGCTGCGCGACATCGTGCAGAACCACATGCTGGAGGTGCTGGCGCTGACGGCGATGGAGCCGCCGATCACGGCGTCCGCCGACGACATCCGCACCGAAAAGCTCAAGGTCCTCAACGCGCTCCGCGATCTTCCCGACGACCAGATCGAGCGCGACGTCGTGCTGGGCCAGTACCGCGGCTACCGGGACGAGCCGAACGTCTCGCCGTCCTCGACCACGCCGACCTACGCCGCGCTGCGAGTGTTCGTGGACAACTGGCGCTGGCAGGGCGTGCCGTTCTACCTGCGGTCGGGGAAGATGATGCCCCGGCGCGTCACGCAGGTTTCGCTTCACTTCCAGCCCGTGCCTCTTCGGCTGTTCGGCAGCCGCGAGGAGTGGTGCTCGGTGGAATCGAACGTGCTGACTCTGCGAATCCAGCCCGACGAGGGGATCTCGCTGCGGTTCGAATCGAAGATCCCGGGGCACCGCATGGCCATCGGCACCGTGGCGATGGACATGGATTATGTGGAGACGTTCGGCGGCAAGCCCGCCGAGGCGTACGAACGCCTGCTGCTGGATGCCATGCGCGGCGACGCCACGCTGTTCTCGCGCCGTGACGCGGTCGAGGCCTCGTGGACGTGGATCACGCCCATCCTGGAGCACTTCGAGCGCCGTCCGCCGCGCGACTTTCCCAACTACGACCCGAAGACGTCGGGCCCGGAGCGCGCCCGCGAGCTCATCGAGCGCGACCGTCTGCAATGGGCCGAGCTGTAG
- the pgl gene encoding 6-phosphogluconolactonase, translating to MTAGEVMALAVFDSGEELAEAAADAVLEIGRASHRERGCFRVGLSGGRTPRELYARLAAPPRRQVLRACRPVIVFADERAVPPDHPDSNYAMVRAALLDPAGIQASCVHRMRGETQPLAAAAVEYESAVREPLDLLILGVGPDGHTASIFPHSAAAAETDRRVVAVTDSPKPPPRRLTVTPVVIAEARSIFVLATGADKAPAIRRALDPDTAVLEIPARLLRERQWFVDRAASGRGVAA from the coding sequence GTGACGGCGGGGGAAGTGATGGCGCTGGCGGTCTTTGACAGCGGCGAGGAGCTTGCCGAAGCCGCCGCCGATGCCGTTCTGGAGATCGGGCGCGCCAGTCACCGCGAGCGCGGCTGTTTCCGCGTCGGCCTCTCGGGCGGCCGCACGCCACGCGAGCTGTACGCGCGGCTGGCGGCACCGCCTCGCCGGCAAGTGCTGCGAGCCTGCCGCCCAGTCATCGTCTTCGCGGATGAGCGCGCGGTCCCTCCCGACCATCCCGACAGCAACTACGCGATGGTGCGCGCCGCGCTGCTGGATCCGGCCGGAATCCAAGCCTCGTGCGTGCATCGCATGCGCGGCGAGACGCAGCCGCTGGCCGCTGCAGCCGTCGAGTACGAGAGCGCGGTGCGCGAGCCGCTCGATCTGCTGATCCTCGGCGTCGGTCCCGACGGCCACACCGCTTCCATCTTTCCCCACTCGGCCGCCGCTGCAGAAACCGATCGGCGCGTGGTGGCCGTGACCGACAGCCCCAAGCCGCCGCCGCGTCGTCTGACCGTCACCCCGGTGGTCATCGCCGAAGCGCGCAGCATCTTCGTGCTCGCCACCGGCGCCGACAAGGCGCCGGCCATTCGCCGCGCGCTCGATCCGGATACGGCCGTGCTCGAGATCCCCGCGCGTCTGCTGCGCGAGCGCCAGTGGTTCGTCGATCGCGCTGCGAGCGGGCGCGGCGTCGCTGCTTGA
- a CDS encoding YchJ family protein: MSECPCGSKVEFSQCCEPFLLGTREPQTAEQMMRSRYTAYTRADVDYLMATLHPDNVSEGDEETTRRWASESQWQGLQIVATEAGGADDEQGIVEFVARYRDRAGEMHAHHERSVFTRLDGKWRFHEGAAPEPATVRRDAPKVGRNDPCPCGSGRKYKKCCERAA, encoded by the coding sequence GTGTCCGAATGTCCTTGTGGCTCGAAGGTGGAGTTCTCGCAGTGCTGCGAGCCGTTCCTGCTCGGCACGCGAGAGCCGCAGACGGCCGAGCAGATGATGCGGTCGCGCTATACCGCCTACACCCGCGCCGATGTCGACTACCTGATGGCCACGCTTCATCCGGACAACGTGAGCGAGGGCGATGAAGAGACCACCCGCCGCTGGGCCAGCGAATCGCAGTGGCAGGGACTGCAGATCGTTGCCACCGAAGCCGGCGGTGCCGACGACGAGCAGGGAATCGTGGAGTTCGTCGCCCGTTATCGCGACCGCGCAGGCGAGATGCATGCCCATCACGAGCGCAGCGTCTTCACTCGCCTCGATGGCAAATGGCGTTTCCACGAAGGCGCGGCGCCGGAGCCCGCTACCGTGCGGCGCGATGCGCCCAAGGTCGGTCGCAACGATCCGTGCCCGTGCGGCAGCGGCCGGAAATACAAGAAATGCTGCGAGCGCGCCGCCTGA
- a CDS encoding sigma 54-interacting transcriptional regulator — MGQLWPAATRQLRQGDSARTGAARRPDEALHDRRSRLQRWHQQMVGRSARFVAALEQAAIVCDLDVHVLLSGESGTGKTQLARLIHEASPRGRGPFVQVNCATLPETLVESELFGAAAGAHSTARVPILGKIAAARHGTLFLDEVGELPLAAQAKLLQFLQCGEYYPLGSPRPCTADVRVISASNVDLHAAVFERKFRADLLYRLEVMPIRLPSLAERTEDIQALAELFCRRAADKHRLGPVRLSPAAIGAVLASSWPGNARQLEHAVEAAVIRAAGAGRPEVEVEHLFPPGLSRTQCGGTTFQEATRSFQAGFLERALIDSGWNVSECSRRLELARSHAYTLIREFGLQRREEPC, encoded by the coding sequence ATGGGACAGCTCTGGCCGGCGGCCACGAGGCAACTGCGGCAAGGCGATTCTGCGCGCACCGGGGCAGCGAGACGGCCCGACGAGGCGCTGCACGACCGGCGGTCCAGGTTGCAGCGCTGGCATCAGCAGATGGTGGGACGTTCTGCCCGGTTCGTTGCGGCCCTGGAGCAGGCCGCCATCGTGTGCGACCTCGACGTCCATGTCCTGCTCAGCGGCGAGTCGGGCACCGGAAAGACCCAGCTCGCACGCCTGATCCACGAAGCCAGCCCTCGGGGCCGCGGTCCCTTCGTGCAGGTCAACTGTGCGACCCTTCCGGAGACCCTGGTCGAGAGTGAGCTCTTCGGCGCCGCGGCCGGCGCGCATTCCACCGCACGCGTGCCGATCCTGGGAAAGATCGCCGCGGCCCGCCACGGGACATTGTTCCTGGACGAGGTAGGGGAGCTGCCGCTGGCGGCGCAGGCCAAGCTGCTGCAGTTTCTCCAGTGCGGCGAATACTATCCGCTCGGCTCGCCGCGACCCTGCACGGCCGACGTGCGGGTCATCTCGGCATCCAACGTCGATCTTCACGCGGCGGTGTTCGAGCGCAAGTTCCGCGCCGACCTGCTCTACCGCCTCGAAGTGATGCCGATCCGCCTGCCGAGCCTGGCCGAGCGCACCGAAGACATCCAGGCGCTGGCCGAGTTGTTCTGCCGGCGCGCGGCGGACAAGCACCGGCTGGGCCCTGTGCGCCTGAGCCCCGCGGCCATCGGCGCAGTTCTGGCCTCCTCGTGGCCGGGAAATGCCCGCCAGCTCGAGCACGCGGTCGAAGCCGCCGTGATCCGGGCAGCCGGCGCGGGGCGCCCGGAAGTCGAGGTCGAGCACCTGTTCCCTCCTGGGCTGTCGCGGACCCAGTGCGGCGGCACGACCTTTCAGGAAGCGACGCGCAGCTTTCAGGCGGGCTTTCTCGAGCGGGCACTGATCGACAGCGGCTGGAACGTTTCCGAATGCTCGCGCCGCCTGGAGCTGGCGCGCTCGCATGCGTACACGCTGATCCGCGAGTTCGGCCTGCAGCGGCGAGAGGAGCCCTGCTGA
- a CDS encoding Crp/Fnr family transcriptional regulator — MTTEQIRGFLRSSPLLHPLSEELVAKLAARARLAQWARNQVIVRKGDPGDAMMIVVTGRVKITSVADSGRERILNIIEPGESFGEMALLDGEPRCADAVALEPTTALVLGRPTFEELLRSEPAFAQQIIADLCRRLRKTTTLLEDSLFLDPTTRVARRLRAMIHETGRPPRNGTHWTLQGLSQQDLADAVGLTRESVNKVLSTWRSEGIVELERRTIVVHNLARIHQMARIDV; from the coding sequence GTGACTACCGAGCAGATTCGCGGCTTTCTGCGGTCGTCCCCGCTGCTGCATCCGTTGTCGGAGGAGCTGGTTGCCAAGCTGGCGGCACGGGCGCGGCTGGCGCAGTGGGCGCGCAATCAGGTCATCGTGCGCAAGGGCGACCCCGGTGACGCGATGATGATCGTCGTCACGGGACGAGTGAAGATCACCTCGGTCGCCGACAGCGGCCGCGAGCGGATCCTCAACATCATCGAGCCGGGCGAGAGCTTCGGCGAAATGGCGTTGCTGGACGGTGAGCCGCGCTGCGCCGACGCCGTGGCGCTGGAGCCGACCACCGCGCTGGTGCTCGGCCGCCCGACGTTCGAAGAGCTGCTGCGGTCGGAGCCGGCGTTCGCGCAGCAGATCATCGCCGATCTGTGCCGGCGGCTGCGCAAGACGACGACGCTGCTCGAGGATTCGCTCTTCCTCGATCCGACCACGCGGGTCGCCCGGCGCCTTCGCGCGATGATCCACGAAACGGGCCGCCCTCCCAGGAACGGCACCCACTGGACGCTTCAGGGGCTGTCGCAGCAGGATCTGGCGGACGCGGTGGGCCTTACGCGCGAGAGCGTCAACAAGGTCCTCAGCACCTGGCGTAGCGAGGGCATCGTGGAGCTGGAGCGCCGGACCATCGTCGTGCACAACCTGGCGCGCATTCACCAGATGGCACGGATCGACGTTTAG
- a CDS encoding AAA family ATPase, with amino-acid sequence MHPACAVADGPAPTDTAARTGTYEAAAQRRHVTVIFCDLVDSTRHSGGTDPEDWREAMAAYRSEVTAAIERYGGHVAQFQGDALVSYLGFPFAREDDASRAVHAGLAILEALKEVNRRTSALGIPELAVRIGIHSGPAVIARVAYETEVAGVTTHVAARIQALAEPNTVVVSENVRVLTAGEFVTSELGTFEMKGVDEPPCLHVVVATSGVRSRLKGVERLTPFVGRRRELEVLTAAWERVKAGSGGALLVVGEAGIGKSRLVLTLHERLAGESYTWLECTGSPYTTHAAFAPIVELVQQGLDISDDDDDESRLAKIRQRAANDGLDAEVLISALAPMLGIESDHAGAASDIDARTRTIETLVQWGVTLGERQPVLLLFEDLHWCDPSTLEFLRRFIPQAASSRVLVLMTSRPGAELPLQDLAPEAVVTLARLPKATARRMLRLGYDPSTFSRQTADAILDRADGIPLYVEELAKMMADAARRDGSTSDAENGRRVARAGRGAPPIPETLQDLLTARLDSLGDAKEVAQLASVIGREVPLRLLECISPVPVAALSASLERLVEAEILFARGTGARTTFLFKHALIQDAAYHSLLKATRRHHHGRVADELVSGFPDVLATQPELIAQHYTEAQRAPEAVAMWIRAGRHAVECSAHVEAIAHAEAGLALIHDLPDEQQRLQSELALQLVLGPSLMASRGYADPAMERAYTRAQELCRKLGNPPELYPVMFGLWTFHCVRARHDEAGEIARDMTRLAEREASEAMLLEADVCAGITHFYVADFGSACSRLERVSRLHDPQRDADHPLIYGQDPRAAALAHLMLARWTLGDVEGALVSANDSVALARSTNHPFSAAYVLAFGAWLHRLRGDAAACLALAQDAIDIGGKRAVSVFLAIAEILKGAAMVSVGQQAAGLKQLHLGLDRFDATASTLITPFWCCLRAQAYAEVGRLDEAMAFVEESLRRVERAGERQAEAEIYRTRGWLRQLRGEGPAEIESDLRRAIDIAEAQHAASWKLRAAIPLSRLLLRTERLREAATLLVDARKPFPVASAEPDVVTADALLTQLLS; translated from the coding sequence GTGCATCCGGCCTGTGCCGTCGCGGATGGCCCCGCTCCTACTGACACCGCTGCGCGCACCGGCACCTACGAAGCCGCTGCGCAGCGGCGGCACGTCACCGTCATCTTCTGCGACCTGGTCGATTCCACCCGTCACTCCGGCGGCACGGACCCCGAAGACTGGCGTGAGGCGATGGCCGCGTACCGCAGCGAGGTGACGGCGGCGATCGAGCGCTACGGCGGCCACGTCGCGCAGTTCCAGGGCGATGCGCTCGTTTCGTATCTCGGCTTTCCTTTCGCTCGTGAGGACGACGCTTCGCGTGCCGTGCACGCGGGCCTGGCGATCCTGGAAGCGTTGAAAGAGGTCAATCGCCGCACCTCGGCGCTCGGGATCCCCGAGCTGGCCGTGCGAATCGGCATTCATTCCGGCCCTGCCGTCATCGCGCGCGTGGCCTACGAGACCGAAGTGGCCGGTGTGACGACACACGTCGCGGCGCGGATCCAGGCGCTCGCCGAGCCCAACACGGTCGTGGTCAGCGAAAATGTCCGGGTGCTGACCGCCGGCGAGTTCGTGACCAGCGAACTCGGCACCTTCGAGATGAAGGGGGTGGACGAGCCTCCTTGCCTCCATGTCGTCGTCGCGACCAGCGGCGTCCGCAGCCGTCTCAAGGGCGTGGAGCGATTGACCCCGTTCGTCGGCAGGCGCCGAGAGCTGGAGGTGCTGACGGCGGCGTGGGAGCGGGTGAAGGCCGGAAGCGGCGGCGCTCTTCTGGTGGTGGGTGAAGCAGGGATCGGAAAATCGCGTCTGGTCCTGACGCTGCACGAGCGGCTGGCCGGCGAATCCTACACCTGGCTCGAATGCACCGGCTCCCCGTACACGACTCACGCCGCATTCGCTCCCATCGTCGAGCTGGTGCAGCAGGGGCTCGACATCAGCGACGACGACGACGACGAGTCGCGCCTGGCCAAGATCCGGCAGCGTGCGGCCAACGACGGCCTGGATGCCGAAGTGCTCATCAGCGCCCTGGCGCCGATGCTCGGCATCGAGTCCGATCATGCCGGTGCGGCCAGCGACATCGATGCGCGCACGCGCACCATCGAGACTCTGGTGCAGTGGGGGGTGACGCTCGGCGAGCGCCAGCCGGTGCTGCTCCTGTTCGAAGACCTGCACTGGTGCGACCCCTCGACGCTCGAGTTCCTTCGCCGGTTCATCCCGCAGGCCGCCTCGTCGCGCGTCCTGGTCCTGATGACCTCGCGCCCCGGGGCCGAGCTGCCACTGCAGGACCTTGCGCCCGAGGCCGTCGTGACGCTGGCACGCCTGCCCAAGGCCACCGCGCGAAGAATGCTGCGGCTGGGTTACGACCCGAGCACGTTCTCCCGCCAGACCGCCGACGCCATCCTCGACCGCGCCGACGGCATCCCGCTCTACGTGGAGGAGCTGGCGAAGATGATGGCGGACGCGGCACGGCGGGACGGCTCCACCAGCGATGCCGAGAATGGCCGCCGCGTCGCCCGGGCCGGCCGCGGCGCGCCGCCGATTCCGGAAACCCTGCAGGACCTGCTCACCGCGCGCCTGGACAGCCTCGGTGATGCGAAGGAGGTGGCGCAGCTGGCCAGCGTGATCGGACGCGAGGTGCCTCTGCGGCTGCTCGAGTGCATCAGCCCGGTTCCCGTTGCCGCCCTGTCGGCGAGTCTCGAGCGCCTGGTGGAGGCCGAGATCCTGTTCGCACGTGGCACCGGCGCGCGTACGACGTTCCTGTTCAAGCACGCGCTCATCCAGGACGCGGCCTACCATTCGCTGCTCAAGGCCACGCGACGCCACCATCACGGCCGCGTCGCCGATGAGCTCGTCAGCGGGTTTCCCGACGTGCTGGCCACGCAGCCCGAGCTCATCGCGCAGCACTACACCGAAGCGCAACGTGCGCCGGAGGCGGTCGCGATGTGGATCCGCGCCGGCCGCCACGCCGTCGAGTGCTCGGCGCACGTGGAAGCCATCGCGCACGCCGAGGCGGGCCTGGCATTGATCCACGACCTTCCCGATGAGCAGCAGAGGCTGCAATCCGAGCTGGCCCTGCAGCTCGTGCTGGGTCCTTCATTGATGGCCAGCCGCGGCTATGCGGATCCGGCGATGGAGCGTGCATACACGCGGGCGCAGGAGCTGTGCCGCAAGCTCGGCAATCCGCCCGAGCTCTATCCGGTGATGTTCGGCCTCTGGACGTTCCACTGCGTGCGCGCACGTCACGACGAGGCCGGCGAGATCGCCCGCGACATGACCAGGCTGGCCGAGCGCGAAGCCAGCGAGGCCATGCTGCTCGAGGCCGACGTCTGCGCCGGCATCACGCATTTCTACGTTGCCGACTTCGGCAGCGCCTGCAGCAGGCTCGAGCGGGTCTCGCGTCTCCACGACCCGCAGCGCGATGCCGATCACCCGCTGATCTACGGACAGGACCCTCGTGCGGCGGCGCTGGCGCACCTGATGCTGGCACGCTGGACGCTCGGCGACGTCGAAGGGGCGCTGGTTTCCGCCAACGACAGCGTCGCGCTGGCACGATCGACCAACCATCCTTTCAGCGCGGCCTATGTGCTCGCCTTCGGCGCGTGGCTGCACCGCCTTCGCGGCGACGCGGCTGCATGCCTGGCTCTGGCCCAGGACGCCATCGACATCGGCGGCAAGCGTGCGGTCTCGGTGTTCCTTGCCATCGCCGAGATTCTCAAGGGTGCGGCGATGGTCTCGGTCGGCCAGCAGGCTGCAGGGCTCAAGCAGCTGCATCTGGGCCTCGACCGTTTCGACGCCACCGCCAGCACTCTCATCACGCCATTCTGGTGCTGCCTGCGCGCACAGGCCTATGCCGAGGTCGGGCGGCTGGACGAGGCGATGGCATTCGTCGAGGAGTCGCTGCGGCGGGTCGAGCGCGCCGGAGAGCGGCAGGCGGAGGCGGAAATCTATCGCACCCGCGGATGGCTGCGGCAGCTGCGTGGGGAAGGGCCGGCGGAGATCGAAAGCGACCTGCGGCGCGCGATCGACATCGCCGAGGCGCAGCACGCCGCATCATGGAAGCTGCGTGCGGCCATCCCGCTCAGCCGTCTGCTGCTGCGCACCGAGCGCCTGCGCGAAGCGGCCACGCTGCTGGTCGATGCGCGCAAGCCCTTTCCCGTGGCATCGGCCGAGCCCGACGTCGTCACCGCCGATGCCCTCCTGACGCAGCTCCTGTCCTGA
- a CDS encoding acetate/propionate family kinase, protein MRAIIVVNAGSSSLKVAVYGCEEEDARLLLRARVERRGSRLELSAEDGGGAAVQSPVALDASADAFEYVDAWLRRQQPHLDVAGYGHRIVHGGPEFDAPVVVDASVLERLEALTELAPLHQPHNLAPIRAAAAAHPQAVQIACFDTAFHRGHAPEVDHFALPPSFYAQGVRRYGFHGLSFQSIASSLPTVAPHVAEGRVVVAHLGNGASLCAMRGRRSVDTTMSFSALDGLVMGTRCGSIDPGVLLYLLGTRGMRLEELERLLYAGSGLLGLSGLSSDMRDLLASPDASARLAVDAFVLQAQRQIAAMAAVLGGIDAIVFTGGIGENSVAIRERIGRACAWLGVEMDEVANARGGPCITRQKSPVSGWVIPTDEEGVIAEAARAILR, encoded by the coding sequence GTGCGCGCCATCATCGTCGTCAATGCCGGCTCCTCCAGTCTGAAGGTCGCCGTCTACGGCTGCGAAGAAGAGGATGCCCGGCTTCTGCTGCGTGCGCGCGTGGAGCGCCGCGGCAGCCGGCTCGAGCTCTCGGCCGAGGACGGTGGCGGCGCCGCCGTGCAATCGCCGGTGGCACTCGACGCGAGCGCCGATGCGTTCGAGTACGTCGATGCGTGGCTTCGCCGGCAGCAGCCGCACCTCGACGTCGCCGGCTACGGACACAGGATCGTCCATGGCGGTCCGGAGTTCGATGCTCCGGTCGTGGTCGATGCCTCCGTTCTCGAGCGGCTGGAGGCGCTGACCGAGCTGGCGCCGCTCCACCAGCCGCACAATCTCGCGCCCATCCGTGCGGCCGCCGCCGCGCATCCGCAGGCCGTGCAGATCGCCTGCTTCGATACCGCGTTCCATCGCGGCCACGCCCCGGAGGTCGACCACTTCGCGCTTCCGCCGAGCTTCTACGCGCAGGGCGTGCGCCGCTACGGCTTCCACGGCCTCTCCTTTCAATCGATCGCGTCGTCGCTGCCGACAGTGGCGCCGCACGTTGCCGAGGGCCGCGTGGTCGTGGCGCATCTCGGCAACGGCGCATCGCTGTGTGCCATGCGCGGCCGGCGCAGCGTCGACACCACCATGAGCTTCTCGGCCCTCGATGGCCTGGTCATGGGCACGCGCTGCGGCAGCATCGACCCTGGCGTTCTTCTCTACCTGCTCGGCACGCGCGGGATGCGTCTGGAGGAGCTCGAGAGGCTGCTGTACGCCGGCTCCGGTCTGCTCGGCCTTTCGGGGCTCAGCTCGGACATGCGCGACCTGCTGGCTTCGCCCGACGCCTCGGCGCGACTGGCGGTGGATGCGTTCGTCCTTCAGGCGCAGCGCCAGATCGCGGCGATGGCGGCGGTGCTCGGCGGCATCGACGCCATCGTCTTCACGGGCGGCATCGGCGAGAATTCGGTGGCCATTCGCGAGCGCATCGGGCGCGCGTGCGCCTGGCTCGGCGTCGAGATGGACGAGGTCGCCAACGCGCGCGGCGGCCCCTGCATCACCCGCCAGAAATCGCCGGTGTCGGGGTGGGTGATTCCGACCGATGAAGAGGGAGTGATCGCCGAGGCGGCGCGCGCGATTCTGCGGTGA